Within the uncultured Draconibacterium sp. genome, the region TTTGTATTTGTCTCCAGTGCCTTTCGAAGAAATCGGTTTCAACACCGGTATTCAAAAAGCTTCGTATCCTTCGTTAACCAAAGGATTTTTGTACAGTGTTCCTGCAGTATTTGTGCTGTGCCCAATGATGTTGCTGGGAATTCAGGATGCCACAAAGGATAAACAACCTAAAACTGAAGATCATGAATAATACCATAAGCGTACCTTTAAACGAAGGAAAAAAGAGCCGTTGGAAATTTTTCCTTGGTGAGCTAAAACCCAAAGGCAAGATGGTTACCTGGTTCAACGTTATCTCCATACCGATAATGCTGCTCGGTCTGGGGTTGATCATTATCCGTTTTTGGAAAGGAATCGGATCAATTACCAACCTCACTCAGGAAGTGCCGTGGGGTTTGTGGATTGGTTTTGATGTGGTAACCGGAGTTGCTTTTGCCGGCGGTGCCTACGTTGTAACCTTCATGGTTTATATCCTGAACATGAAAAGTTACCGTTCTATTGTAAGGGTAACCGTATTGAATGGATTTTTGGCCTATGTATTTTATGCCGGTGCTTTGCTGCTCGATCTGGGCCGTCCGTGGAATGTGATCAATCCGATAATCGGTAACGGATTTGGAACCAGCTCGGTGTTGTTTTTGGTGGCCTGGCATTTTCTCTTGTACATGTTGGCCGAACTCATTGAATTTTCGCCAGCCATTGCCGAGTGGCTCGGAGCAAAAAGAGCCTGTAAAATACTCTCGGGAATGACTTTGGCAGCTGTGATTTTTGGTATCACTCTGTCAACACTTCATCAGTCGGGATTGGGAGCTTTGTACCTGATGGCAAAGGAAAAAATTCACCCGCTGTGGTATTCAGAGTTTATACCCATCCTGTTTATTGTATCCAGTATTTTTGCCGGTTTGTCGATGGTCATTTTCGAAGGATCGATTACGCACAAGGTTTTTAGCGATCAGATCAGTGAAAAAAATCACGAACAGCATCACAAAATTCTACGTGGATTATCAAAGGTTTGTACAGGGGCGTTGTTTGCCTACTTTTTCCTGCAAGTACTGGTGTTTGTGCACAGCAAAAACTGGGGTTATCTGAGTACGCCGATGGGTTACTGGTATCTTTCCGAAATGCTCGGTTTTGTGCTGCTCCCCATGTTGCTATTTTACTACAGTTACCGACGAAACAATATTACGCTAATTAAAGTAGCATCGGTTATAACCATGCTGGGTATTATTATAAACCGTTTGAATGTTACGGTGATCGGTTTCCGCTGGGATGCTGCCGTTCATTACGTTCCGTCGTGGATGGAAATTGTGGTTACCCTAGCCGTAATTTTTACTGAAATATGGATTTTCCGCTGGGTGATCAACCGTTTACCGGTGTTGCGTGAATCGCCATCGTGGGCAAAAAATATGCATTAACAATTAAAAGCGAATAAAATGGAAGGATTTACATATTCAAATCTGTTTGATACAAAAGGAACCGAATACATTGTAGTCATTATATTCCTTTTGTTTCTGATCCCTTTCTGGGTGATCGTGAACCGAAAAAGTGAAGTTGTTCAGCAAATTCAGCAAGGTATTCGCGTGTTAACTACCAACTTTTTGCGTATTCCGAAAGGCTTGTTTTTCAGCCCGAATCACACCTGGCTTTACCTGGAGAAATCGGGCCAGGCAAAAATCGGGCTGGATGATTTTCTGCAAAATGTGTTGGGTGAAATTGCAATTCATTCCCTGAAATCAACCGGCGAAACCGTAAAAAAAGGAGAAGTGCTTGCGATCATCGAGCAGGGAGGAAAACAATTGCGTGTTCACTCACCCTTGTCGGGAGAAATTGTGGCTGCCAATATTTTGCCCGGAGAGAGTGAAACGCCCGGTACGAAGGATCTTGAAGCAGGATGGCTGTATTCAATAGTGCCGGCCAGTTGGCAAAAAGAAACTTCGGGTTTTTTGCTGGGTGCCGAAGCAGCTAATTGGTTCACTGACGAGATAACACGCCTAAAGGATTTTTTGAATATCAATCTGGCGCGGCAGGCAGGCGTTTCAACTGTTTTAGCTTTTCAGGAAGGTGGTGAGCTGGAGCCCAATCCGCTTGCAAAACTGGATGCCGGAATTTGGGATGAATTTCAAAATGAATTTATGGATGAACAGAGCTGATTTGAAAAAGATTCTGTTAATCATTTGTTCTTTTTTGTACCTTGGAGGTTTCTTACAAAAAAACTGATTGACTGACTCGTAATGAATAAAAACGATGATAATAGTACAGCTACGTCCGGCCGGAAACAGCGGGATTCCATTCTAAAATTTATACGGCGTTACCTGAGTTTTCGTTCGTCGATATATGCTCGCGTAATTTATATAATTGCTATCCTTTCTTTGTTTTTGTTTATCTCCTACAGCTTGATTTTTAGGTCGGTTTACGAAGGATATCTCCGTACTGTTATTCGCCAGCAGGGAGACAATATAGGGTCGATTGTTGAAGGGTCGCTTTATTATTCAATGTTGAAAAACGATAAAAGTGCCCTGCAAAGTACACTCGATATTATCAATTCCATGCCGGGCATTGATGAGGTGAATATGTACGATAACGGCGATAGTTTGGTGTATTCTACTTCGATTGTTGCCGACTCGCTGGTGCGAAACGGCCCCAATTGTATGAGCTGTCACGAGAACTTTGCCAGCTTGTTTCCCACACGGCAGAAAGCGTATCGCATCATCGATTTTAAGAGCCCTTGTAACATCGGTCAAACCGATAAGGGACACCGACAACTGTTGGTGCGAACGCCAATTTTGAACGAACGATCATGTTATGTAAGTGCCTGTCATGCACATAGTCAGGATGAGGAGATTCTGGGGTCACTTATTATAAAAGTACCATTGTCGGAGCTGGATTCGGCGGTAAACAAATCATCAACCGAATTCTTTTTGTTGGCCATTATTGTTACCATTATTTTGGTTTCGCTGCTTATCTTTTTTACCAAGAATAAAATACAGAAACCGCTGAACGAAATTATTGTGGCCAGTGAAGAAGTGTCGAAAGGCGACCGTAGCCGACGACTTGAAATTAAACCGTACCTGTTGGAAGACATGCGTTCGGTATCGCTGGCATTTAACAACATGCTCGATAACTTGGATGCTGCCAACTGCGAGTTGGAAAACTGGTCACATCAGTTGGAATACAAAGTGCAGCGAAAATCGGAAGAGTTGGCCGAAATTCAAAATGAACTGATTCATATTGAGCGGATTACTTCATTAGGGAAATTGTCGTCATCGGTAGCTCACGAAATCAATAATCCGCTTTCAGGAATTCTTACGTACAGCAAGTTGGTGGCTAAAAAACTGGCTAAACTTGATTTGCCTGATGAGGCGAAAGAATCGATGTTAAAACATTTGAAAGTAATTGAGAATGAATCAAAACGTTGTGGTAGTATTGTTCGGGGACTGCTCGATTTTTCACGAAAAGACCAGGAGAATTTTGAGCAACATTCGCTGAATCAGATTCTGAAAGAATCGTACAGCTTAATGGCGCACCAAATGCATATTGCCGGCATTCATTTTTACACCGATTTTGCTGCTACATCCGATCTGATTCTTTGTAACGATAACCAGATAAAACAGGTTTGTGTGGCCTTATTGGTAAACGCGCAGGAAGCGGTTAACACAAATGCCGAAGTGCTTATAAAAACATCGAATCCGGATTCGGAACACATAAAAATGGATATAATCGACAATGGAGTTGGAATAGCCAAAGAAGATATTTCCCGGATTTTTCAGCCATTTTATTCTGCCAAACAACGTGCCAGCGGAATCGGACTGGGATTGGCAATCGTTCATGGAATTGTACAAAGCCACAAAGGTAAAATCGAGGTGGTTTCGGAGCCCGGAAAAGGAACTACCATGTCGGTGGTATTTAATTTGATAACCAAATAAGATCAGTGATATGAAGACAAGCATTTCCATATTAATAGTTGACGATGAGGAATCGGTTAGAGATTCGCTCTATAACTGGTTTATTGAGGATGGATACGAAGTTGACAGCGCCGCTAACGCCAAAGAAGCGCTGTCAAAAATCGAGTCGGGCAATTTTGATATTATTCTGGCTGATATTAAAATGCCGGGAATGGATGGACTGGAAATGCACCGGCGTATTAAGGAGTTTGACAGCGCTGCCATTGTAATAGTAATGACCGCTTTTGCATCGGTTGAAACGGCTGTTCAGGCGCTGAAAGACGGTGCTTTCGATTATATTACCAAACCTTTTGATCCGGATGACCTTTCGCACCTGATCCGAAATGCAGCCCGGCAAATTTCGCTGCGAAGTGAAAATGAAACACTAAAAAATAAAATTGTTACGCTGGAAAATATCGAAGATATTGTGGGGAACAGCGAAAGCATGATCAAAGTGTTAAAAGAGGTTGAAAATGTGGCCGCTTCCAATTCGTCGGTAATTATTACAGGCGAAAGCGGAACCGGAAAGGAGTTGATTGCCCACGCCATTCATTCCAATTCGCCGCGTAAATTTTTCCCGATGGTTACCGTTCATTGCGGTGCTTTGTCGGAAGATTTGCTGGAGAGTGAGTTGTTCGGGCACGAAAAAGGTGCATTTACCGGGGCGATGTTTAACCGCAAAGGGCGTTTTGAAATGGCGGACGGTGGCACCATTTTTCTGGATGAAATTGCAACTATTTCGATGAAAATGCAGGTGGAACTTTTGCGGGTACTCGAATCGAAAACCTTTACACGGGTAGGTGGAAACAAAGAGATTAAATCGGATTTCAGGATTATTTGTGCAACCAACAAAGAACTGAAAAAAATGGTTGCCGACGGTTCTTTCCGTGAGGATCTTTATTACCGGTTAAATGTGGTGGATATTGCCATTCCGCCGCTCCGCGAAAGAAAGGAAGACATCCCGATGCTGGTAAGTTATTTCATAAAAAAATACTGCACTTCCATGAGCCGCGATTTGATTACTATTGATCAATCTGCTTTGCAACGACTCGAAGAATATAATTATCCCGGCAATGTTCGTGAGCTGGAAAACATGATTGAACGGGCCATTGTTGTTGGAAACGGGAAGGAGATACGCCTGAAAGATCTTCCGCTGGAAACCGATAGCGTTACCGATTCGAACGACAGTCTGGATGAGCTGGAGAAAAAATACATTCAGAAAACACTGGAAAAATACGATTGGAATATCAGTCGCTCGGCGAAAGTTCTACAGATCGACCGGGTAACACTGTACAATAAAATTAAAAAGTATCAGCTTAGTTCGCCTAAAAATTAGTAGGCTGCTGGGTTTTGATAAACACGCATAACCGGCTGGTTAGCGAAATAAAACACTTATTTTTTTGAAAGAAAAAGGGATAACGCTGGTTGTTCAGGGTAAGTTCGAGAAACGGGTTCTCGAACAAATGACCTGGGACATAGAAATCGCCTTTGGGTGGCCGGTTTCGGTTGTTCCTTTTACGCACGATATTCTTCCTTATTTCGATGCTGCCCGGAAACAGTACGATGCCAACCGATTACTCGAACTGGTTCATCGTGAATACTCTGGCAACTCAGTAAAAACCATCGGACTTTTTCAGGTCGATCTTTTTATCCCCATTTTAACTTACATTTTTGGGCAGGCGCAGCACAACGGAAGCACCGGAATTGCATCTTTGTATCGCTTAAGAAACCAACAGTATGGAATAAAGGGAAATGACCGACTTCTATACGATCGGTTCCGAAAAGTAGTAATTCATGAGTTGGGGCATGCGTTCGGACTCATTCATTGTCACGTGCCGGTTTGTGTTATGCGCCCCGGGACGTATGTGGAAGACATTGACCAGAAAAAAACTCAGTTTTGCAATAAATGCAGGGAGCAACTGGAAACAGCGCTCGCTTCTTTCTGACCTTCAAACTCAGGCTGTATTTTAAGGTGAAATTAGCTCCGAATAACACCTGTCTGTTTTCGCCCATATTAAATCATCCGATAAACCTCGTTATTTAGCGTATGGTTTATCATCCTGTCATCAAAACTTTCTTACATTTGCGCGCCGATTCCGAAGTAAGGTTTTGAGGTCATAAATAATTGATTGAAAACAAATAATACGATTCGGTGTTGGTAAATTGGATTAGAAAAAAGTAAAATGACAGAAATCAGAAACATTGCAATTATTGCACACGTCGACCATGGTAAAACTACTTTGGTTGACCGAATACTTCACCAGGTAAAATTGTTCCGCGAAAACCAGGAGGTTCAGGAACTTTTACTGGATAACAATGATCTGGAGCGTGAACGTGGAATTACCATTCTTTCGAAAAACGTTTCGGTACGCTACAAAGACACCAAAATTAACATCATCGATACACCAGGACACAGCGACTTTGGTGGCGAGGTGGAGCGTGTATTGAACATGGCCGACGGTGTTTTATTGATTGTTGATGCTTTTGAAGGACCAATGCCACAAACCCGTTTTGTGCTGCAAAAAGCCATCGAACTGGGATTAAAACCGATGGTGGTCGTTAACAAAGTTGACAAAGAAAACTGTACACCGGAAATTGCTCAGGAGAAAGTTTTCGATTTGATGTTCAGCCTTGATGCTACCGAAGAACAGTTGGATTTTCCAACAGTTTACGGATCGGCAAAAGCTGGCTGGATGGGACCTGACTGGCAAACACCTACTGAAGATGTTGTTTATTTGCTCGACCAGATTTTGGAGCATATTCCGGCGGCAACAGCAAAAGAAGGAACCGTACAAATGCGCATTACTTCGCTTGATTATTCGTCGTACACCGGCCGTATTGCTGTAGGAAAAGTTACCCGTGGTGAGTTGGTGCCGGGATCGAGAGTTTCCTTGGTAAAACGCGATGGAAGCATTATAAAATCGGTAGCTAAAGAATGCTACCTGTTTGAAGGACTTGGAAAAGAAAAAACAAAAGATCCGGTTCCGTGTGGCGAAATTTGTGCCGTACTTGGATTGGAAGGATTTGATATTGGCGATACTGTTGCCGACGCTGAAGAGCCTGAAGGTTTAACACCGATTCAGGTAGACGAGCCAACAATGAGTATGACATTTGTGTCGAATAACTCACCATTTTTCGGACGCGACGGCAAGTTTGTAACTTCCCGCCAAGTGCGCGACCGTTTGTTCAAAGAAACTGAAAAGAATCTGGCATTGCGTGTTGAAGAAACTGATTCGGCAGATTCATTCCGGGTTTATGGCCGTGGAATTCTTCACTTGTCGATTTTGATTGAAACCATGCGTCGCGAGGGCTACGAAATTCAGGTAGGTCAACCACAGGTAATTGTTAAAGAAATTGACGGCAAAAAATGCGAGCCGATCGAGGCCTTAACTGTTCAGGTTCCTGATGAATTCTCGGGAAAAGTTATTGAGTTGGTTACTGCCCGTAAAGGTGATATTGCAAATATTGAAGTAAAAGACGATCGTGCACATTTGGAGTTTCATATTCCGTCGCGTGGTTTAATCGGTTTACGTAACCAAATGCTTACAGCAACCGAAGGTGAGGCTATTATGGCGCACCGCCTAAAAGGTTACGAACCATGGAAAGGTGAGTTGGGCGTAAAACGAAACGGCGCTTTGATTTCGCTTGAAACAGGAACTTCAATTGCTTACTCGATTGATAAAATGCAGGATCGCGGACGCTTTTTTGTGGAGCCGGGAGACGAAGTTTATGCCGGTCAGGTAATTGGCGAATATACCCGCCAGGATGATCTAACGATAAATATTATCCGTACCAAAAAGATGTCGAACATGCGCTCTTCGGGTGCTGATGAAAAAACATCCATTGCTCCGGCTATCAAATTTTCGCTTGAAGAAGCAATGGAGTACATTCGTAACGATGAGTACATTGAGGTTACACCAAATTTTATGCGTATCCGTAAAATTTATCTCGACGAGCATGAGCGTAAACGCCGTGCAAAAGCTATCGGTGAATAAGAAACATATCGAAAAAATATAGGAAGGCAGGTTGATTTTCAATCTGCCTTTTTTTGTACTATTCTATAAATAGAGTGTGCTGCCCCCTCCTGGCCTCCCCAAAGGGGAGGAAACATCCCCCTTTGGGGGATTATAGGGGGTAGGATTGATCAGAAACCAAAATAATTTTGAACTGATATTTATTACCAGAGATCAAAAATTCAAACAAATCGTACCCCTTTGTTTTTACAATTC harbors:
- the nrfD gene encoding NrfD/PsrC family molybdoenzyme membrane anchor subunit; its protein translation is MNNTISVPLNEGKKSRWKFFLGELKPKGKMVTWFNVISIPIMLLGLGLIIIRFWKGIGSITNLTQEVPWGLWIGFDVVTGVAFAGGAYVVTFMVYILNMKSYRSIVRVTVLNGFLAYVFYAGALLLDLGRPWNVINPIIGNGFGTSSVLFLVAWHFLLYMLAELIEFSPAIAEWLGAKRACKILSGMTLAAVIFGITLSTLHQSGLGALYLMAKEKIHPLWYSEFIPILFIVSSIFAGLSMVIFEGSITHKVFSDQISEKNHEQHHKILRGLSKVCTGALFAYFFLQVLVFVHSKNWGYLSTPMGYWYLSEMLGFVLLPMLLFYYSYRRNNITLIKVASVITMLGIIINRLNVTVIGFRWDAAVHYVPSWMEIVVTLAVIFTEIWIFRWVINRLPVLRESPSWAKNMH
- a CDS encoding ATP-binding protein; translation: MNKNDDNSTATSGRKQRDSILKFIRRYLSFRSSIYARVIYIIAILSLFLFISYSLIFRSVYEGYLRTVIRQQGDNIGSIVEGSLYYSMLKNDKSALQSTLDIINSMPGIDEVNMYDNGDSLVYSTSIVADSLVRNGPNCMSCHENFASLFPTRQKAYRIIDFKSPCNIGQTDKGHRQLLVRTPILNERSCYVSACHAHSQDEEILGSLIIKVPLSELDSAVNKSSTEFFLLAIIVTIILVSLLIFFTKNKIQKPLNEIIVASEEVSKGDRSRRLEIKPYLLEDMRSVSLAFNNMLDNLDAANCELENWSHQLEYKVQRKSEELAEIQNELIHIERITSLGKLSSSVAHEINNPLSGILTYSKLVAKKLAKLDLPDEAKESMLKHLKVIENESKRCGSIVRGLLDFSRKDQENFEQHSLNQILKESYSLMAHQMHIAGIHFYTDFAATSDLILCNDNQIKQVCVALLVNAQEAVNTNAEVLIKTSNPDSEHIKMDIIDNGVGIAKEDISRIFQPFYSAKQRASGIGLGLAIVHGIVQSHKGKIEVVSEPGKGTTMSVVFNLITK
- a CDS encoding sigma-54 dependent transcriptional regulator, whose translation is MKTSISILIVDDEESVRDSLYNWFIEDGYEVDSAANAKEALSKIESGNFDIILADIKMPGMDGLEMHRRIKEFDSAAIVIVMTAFASVETAVQALKDGAFDYITKPFDPDDLSHLIRNAARQISLRSENETLKNKIVTLENIEDIVGNSESMIKVLKEVENVAASNSSVIITGESGTGKELIAHAIHSNSPRKFFPMVTVHCGALSEDLLESELFGHEKGAFTGAMFNRKGRFEMADGGTIFLDEIATISMKMQVELLRVLESKTFTRVGGNKEIKSDFRIICATNKELKKMVADGSFREDLYYRLNVVDIAIPPLRERKEDIPMLVSYFIKKYCTSMSRDLITIDQSALQRLEEYNYPGNVRELENMIERAIVVGNGKEIRLKDLPLETDSVTDSNDSLDELEKKYIQKTLEKYDWNISRSAKVLQIDRVTLYNKIKKYQLSSPKN
- a CDS encoding archaemetzincin family Zn-dependent metalloprotease; protein product: MKEKGITLVVQGKFEKRVLEQMTWDIEIAFGWPVSVVPFTHDILPYFDAARKQYDANRLLELVHREYSGNSVKTIGLFQVDLFIPILTYIFGQAQHNGSTGIASLYRLRNQQYGIKGNDRLLYDRFRKVVIHELGHAFGLIHCHVPVCVMRPGTYVEDIDQKKTQFCNKCREQLETALASF
- the typA gene encoding translational GTPase TypA, which gives rise to MTEIRNIAIIAHVDHGKTTLVDRILHQVKLFRENQEVQELLLDNNDLERERGITILSKNVSVRYKDTKINIIDTPGHSDFGGEVERVLNMADGVLLIVDAFEGPMPQTRFVLQKAIELGLKPMVVVNKVDKENCTPEIAQEKVFDLMFSLDATEEQLDFPTVYGSAKAGWMGPDWQTPTEDVVYLLDQILEHIPAATAKEGTVQMRITSLDYSSYTGRIAVGKVTRGELVPGSRVSLVKRDGSIIKSVAKECYLFEGLGKEKTKDPVPCGEICAVLGLEGFDIGDTVADAEEPEGLTPIQVDEPTMSMTFVSNNSPFFGRDGKFVTSRQVRDRLFKETEKNLALRVEETDSADSFRVYGRGILHLSILIETMRREGYEIQVGQPQVIVKEIDGKKCEPIEALTVQVPDEFSGKVIELVTARKGDIANIEVKDDRAHLEFHIPSRGLIGLRNQMLTATEGEAIMAHRLKGYEPWKGELGVKRNGALISLETGTSIAYSIDKMQDRGRFFVEPGDEVYAGQVIGEYTRQDDLTINIIRTKKMSNMRSSGADEKTSIAPAIKFSLEEAMEYIRNDEYIEVTPNFMRIRKIYLDEHERKRRAKAIGE